The Caldilineales bacterium genome has a window encoding:
- a CDS encoding zinc ribbon domain-containing protein encodes MQLQGRTKAGDGLDHSIRAVLVQLRPSLLLSGSIAPPSRLPMGLRRWHTPAILLIETCLLAMPLYDYECARCGAHFTHLWRTMQAAQTHEPPICPSCSGGPTRRLVSRVAVLGELGGLTPSEQSAENRQAEKMASILPKETIDKFRAGRGEGGGGGGRVPGSVVRGAYEE; translated from the coding sequence GTGCAGCTGCAGGGCCGCACGAAAGCGGGGGACGGCCTGGATCATAGCATCAGGGCCGTTCTCGTCCAACTGCGGCCCTCACTGCTGCTCTCTGGCAGCATTGCCCCGCCCTCGCGCTTGCCGATGGGCCTGCGACGATGGCATACTCCCGCCATCCTCCTGATCGAGACCTGTTTGCTGGCCATGCCCCTCTACGACTACGAATGCGCCCGCTGCGGCGCCCACTTCACCCATCTTTGGCGCACCATGCAGGCGGCGCAGACCCACGAGCCGCCCATCTGCCCCTCGTGTAGCGGCGGCCCCACCCGGCGCCTGGTCTCGCGCGTGGCTGTGTTGGGCGAGTTGGGCGGCCTGACTCCTTCCGAGCAATCAGCCGAGAACCGCCAGGCCGAGAAGATGGCCTCGATCCTGCCGAAGGAGACGATCGATAAGTTTCGGGCAGGGAGAGGGGAGGGGGGGGGAGGGGGGGGCCGGGTTCCGGGTTCCGTGGTGCGTGGTGCGTATGAGGAGTGA